One part of the Candidatus Dependentiae bacterium genome encodes these proteins:
- a CDS encoding replication initiation protein has protein sequence MEKEIIKPSNLIHIVHNFSLMQAQLWDFILAQTPREEILTKEFHQLSISRIMKFLGNTRNNKHVKATLEDMGTIFTYILIKKEMHKDVGSFPLFSSVSIVDNVFNYSYDEVIKKFFVELKCYSYINLLMVRKFDCKYALFLYQLCCDYKKVAQTPYLTLKTFCQYMGLEDGSYQDFSSLNCYVVKKAIEEVNEKSNFFVKAIYQIQGRKITEIKFEVLCKEGIAPAYAKKLVARPI, from the coding sequence ATGGAAAAAGAAATAATAAAACCGAGCAATCTTATTCACATTGTTCACAATTTTTCATTGATGCAAGCGCAGTTATGGGATTTTATACTTGCGCAGACACCACGAGAGGAAATACTTACCAAAGAATTTCATCAACTTTCTATTTCAAGAATCATGAAATTTCTTGGCAATACGCGTAATAATAAACATGTTAAAGCAACGCTTGAAGATATGGGAACTATTTTCACATACATCCTTATCAAAAAAGAGATGCATAAAGATGTTGGTTCTTTTCCATTATTTTCTTCAGTTTCAATTGTCGATAATGTTTTCAATTATTCTTACGATGAGGTGATTAAAAAATTTTTCGTCGAACTCAAATGCTATTCATACATCAATCTTTTGATGGTGCGTAAATTTGACTGCAAATACGCGCTGTTCTTATATCAACTTTGCTGCGATTACAAAAAAGTTGCACAAACGCCTTATCTAACGCTTAAAACTTTTTGTCAGTACATGGGTCTTGAGGATGGTTCTTATCAAGATTTTAGTTCGCTTAATTGTTACGTTGTAAAGAAGGCTATTGAGGAAGTGAATGAAAAATCTAATTTTTTTGTTAAAGCTATCTATCAAATACAAGGCCGTAAAATAACTGAGATTAAGTTTGAAGTGCTCTGTAAAGAGGGTATTGCTCCAGCCTACGCTAAAAAGCTTGTGGCCAGACCCATTTGA